The proteins below are encoded in one region of Bremerella sp. P1:
- a CDS encoding S8 family peptidase, producing MEKTNARLLASVSGADVRDVPLPSPVKVVQYFGGKRGVNFGLVEVESPQDDQALELLARDDQSTESVRPVFKTSNGHLCAETDQVFLGFHLPADITRLQGIDGVRQVSRITDREFLVRFDSPMASNWLSRLEEHVSPDELEFVERDLLMLSTAPPPLFSDASILSDPLFSEQWSLAKIHAPEAWALAAPSSKISIAIVDVGVDADHPDLDIADGINTSSEGGGFTPAAWEFHGTLCAGISGATPNNERGMRGVAGGCRLVAIKVADQAEDSPQWLWSFESAGKAFEWAWKSGVDVISCSWEASWDGDLPSNAVNREIERARAEGRGGKGCVVVFSAGNYSGGATESDVTYPANLAGILTVSAVNRDDQFTTHTTSTGTQWGSSSGPEVDITAPGVEIYTTDIHGDGGVVPNLVPGDSDYFRFNGTSAAAPIVAGVAALVLSANPELSEAEVREVLCHTADKVDTGDPYQDGRNNQVGFGRVNARAAVQEAIDRKKTH from the coding sequence ATGGAGAAAACAAATGCCCGGCTATTAGCGTCGGTCAGCGGAGCGGATGTTCGCGATGTCCCGCTGCCAAGTCCTGTGAAGGTGGTGCAGTACTTCGGTGGAAAACGCGGTGTCAACTTTGGTTTGGTAGAAGTAGAAAGCCCGCAGGATGATCAGGCGCTCGAACTTCTTGCAAGAGACGACCAGTCGACGGAATCTGTTCGCCCTGTGTTTAAAACGTCGAATGGACATTTGTGCGCCGAGACCGATCAGGTATTTCTCGGATTTCACTTGCCAGCGGACATCACGCGATTGCAAGGGATTGACGGGGTTCGGCAGGTATCGCGGATCACAGATCGCGAATTTCTAGTGCGTTTTGATTCACCGATGGCATCGAATTGGCTATCGCGACTGGAGGAACACGTAAGCCCAGACGAACTCGAGTTCGTCGAACGTGATCTATTGATGCTATCGACCGCGCCGCCTCCGCTCTTTAGTGACGCTTCAATCCTGAGTGACCCTCTCTTTTCGGAGCAATGGTCACTGGCGAAGATTCATGCTCCCGAAGCTTGGGCGTTAGCTGCACCGAGTTCGAAGATATCAATTGCGATTGTCGATGTTGGCGTTGACGCGGATCACCCCGACCTAGACATCGCGGATGGAATCAACACGAGTTCAGAAGGAGGAGGTTTCACTCCAGCCGCATGGGAATTTCACGGTACACTCTGTGCTGGGATCAGTGGGGCAACGCCCAACAACGAAAGAGGCATGCGGGGTGTCGCAGGTGGATGCCGACTAGTCGCGATCAAGGTCGCCGATCAAGCCGAGGACTCCCCGCAGTGGCTTTGGTCATTTGAGAGCGCGGGCAAGGCATTTGAGTGGGCATGGAAGTCGGGTGTCGATGTTATCAGTTGCTCGTGGGAAGCAAGCTGGGATGGCGATCTTCCTTCCAATGCGGTTAATCGCGAAATTGAGCGAGCGCGAGCGGAGGGACGAGGTGGAAAAGGTTGCGTGGTGGTCTTCTCCGCCGGCAACTATTCCGGAGGTGCGACGGAGTCGGATGTTACGTATCCGGCGAATCTAGCGGGCATCTTAACGGTAAGCGCCGTCAATCGCGACGATCAATTCACCACACATACCACCAGCACCGGAACCCAGTGGGGTTCCAGTTCCGGCCCGGAAGTTGATATCACGGCACCCGGCGTCGAAATCTATACGACGGATATTCATGGCGATGGGGGCGTTGTGCCCAATCTGGTGCCGGGCGATAGCGACTACTTTCGATTCAATGGAACCTCTGCCGCTGCCCCCATTGTTGCTGGCGTTGCAGCACTGGTTCTCAGCGCAAATCCCGAACTAAGCGAAGCAGAGGTTCGCGAAGTCCTTTGCCATACTGCCGACAAGGTCGACACCGGTGACCCGTATCAAGATGGCCGGAACAATCAGGTCGGTTTTGGTCGAGTGAACGCTCGTGCCGCGGTTCAAGAGGCGATCGATCGAAAGAAGACACACTGA
- a CDS encoding sulfatase: protein MFRFVLAVVIVCGLSAVATADSPPNIILILTDDQGWSQLSEAIDPRVPESKSDYLETPNINRIIREGMRFTSGYSPAPLCTPTRRSILCGTTTARSGTEFKSTWVPAEHMTIPKALKLASEDYRCAHFGKWGEQMISTPEQCGYHASDGLTGNVTGGMPNSLGVKGGHADGPPHFIDNKDPKRTRSVTDRTIEFIRQQTRDGKPFYVQASYYAQHLSVVCSEETLAKYQKKGTPDRGYPPAWAAMMQELDAGIGRLLASLDDLGIADNTYVVFTADNGGRGTVPGGDTNRLATNHPLTGAKHSLYEGGIRVPLIVRGPGVSAGSTCHVPVAGYDFLPTFFDLAGGTASLGAEVDGVSFRPLLKEADAKSLDRPEGALFFHRPGRRESAIRVGDLKLFVKWTPQGKIATRELYQVDANPTEEGHNIAEQHPKKVAALEAQLLGYLESVDAEKPSPNQRKKPKRQRKNADAS from the coding sequence ATGTTCCGATTCGTTCTCGCGGTTGTCATCGTGTGCGGGCTCTCCGCGGTTGCCACGGCCGATAGTCCCCCGAACATCATTCTGATCCTCACCGACGATCAGGGTTGGAGCCAGCTGTCGGAGGCGATTGATCCGCGCGTGCCGGAGTCGAAGTCAGACTACCTGGAAACGCCCAACATCAATCGGATCATCCGCGAAGGGATGCGTTTTACCAGTGGTTACTCCCCTGCTCCGCTCTGCACGCCCACGCGGCGAAGCATTCTTTGCGGCACGACAACGGCTCGCAGTGGGACGGAATTCAAAAGCACCTGGGTGCCGGCCGAGCATATGACGATTCCCAAGGCCCTGAAGCTGGCCAGTGAAGACTACCGCTGTGCGCACTTCGGCAAGTGGGGCGAGCAGATGATCTCGACGCCCGAGCAGTGCGGTTACCATGCCAGCGACGGCTTGACCGGCAATGTGACCGGCGGTATGCCCAACTCGCTGGGCGTCAAAGGTGGCCACGCAGATGGGCCGCCCCACTTCATTGATAATAAGGACCCGAAGCGTACTCGTTCGGTGACCGACCGGACCATCGAGTTTATCCGCCAGCAAACGCGGGACGGAAAGCCATTCTACGTGCAGGCCAGCTATTACGCTCAGCATTTGTCGGTTGTGTGCAGTGAAGAGACGCTTGCCAAGTATCAGAAGAAAGGGACGCCGGATCGCGGTTATCCACCAGCCTGGGCGGCGATGATGCAAGAACTGGACGCCGGCATCGGGCGACTACTCGCGTCTCTCGACGACCTCGGAATCGCGGACAACACGTACGTTGTTTTCACGGCAGATAACGGCGGTCGCGGAACGGTCCCAGGCGGCGACACCAACCGCCTGGCAACCAACCATCCACTGACGGGTGCCAAGCACAGTTTGTACGAAGGAGGCATTCGCGTTCCTTTAATTGTACGTGGCCCCGGGGTGTCTGCCGGTTCGACATGTCACGTCCCGGTCGCAGGCTACGATTTTCTACCCACATTTTTCGACCTGGCCGGCGGTACGGCCTCGCTGGGCGCAGAGGTCGACGGCGTCAGCTTCCGCCCGCTGCTGAAGGAAGCGGATGCGAAGTCGCTCGATCGTCCAGAGGGTGCTCTCTTCTTCCACCGCCCCGGTCGCCGGGAGTCGGCCATCCGCGTCGGCGACTTGAAACTGTTCGTCAAATGGACCCCGCAAGGAAAGATCGCTACCCGCGAGCTTTACCAGGTCGATGCCAATCCAACGGAAGAAGGCCACAACATCGCGGAACAGCACCCCAAGAAGGTCGCTGCTTTAGAAGCACAACTGCTGGGGTACCTGGAATCGGTCGACGCCGAGAAGCCGTCGCCAAACCAACGCAAGAAGCCGAAGCGGCAGCGGAAGAATGCAGACGCGAGTTAG
- a CDS encoding WD40 repeat domain-containing protein → MQINKPIHKWQLSFEGDWPTSVAFLGSGQRLAAGNRGGQIFVWDLPETPPEAKPSKEKDKEDNAPDFAPARRLDGHTNGITHLRTSPDGKTLISASWDHTLRLWDVDSAPSGEAEVVLDMKTREKNTKYKKGEEKDAILNAPGVKVATAEANHVLEGHTGWVLGLGISADGKRLISGDDKCLSIVWDLNERKQIASWHGYDRVWVRSAALTADGKTAFTGEFADRRSNFDAPAAQARLWNADDGSIKLDLLKVWTPKVKDKDRVDSYGYRQAWTKLVKRGLVCAEFSPDGKLLAVGQGGETDNGQIHLVDTATGEITRTVSGHRYGTCDVKFSADGKYVLSSGRDTTVRICQVSDGKEVATLGKERGGQFKDWIHAITISPDQKTVATADIAGMVHVWQLES, encoded by the coding sequence ATGCAAATCAACAAACCCATTCACAAGTGGCAACTGTCATTTGAAGGGGACTGGCCCACATCGGTTGCCTTTCTGGGATCGGGCCAACGTCTCGCGGCTGGCAACCGCGGCGGACAGATCTTCGTTTGGGATTTGCCAGAGACGCCGCCGGAAGCGAAACCATCCAAAGAGAAAGACAAGGAAGATAACGCGCCCGACTTCGCGCCTGCTCGTCGGCTCGACGGTCACACCAATGGGATTACCCATTTGCGGACCTCGCCTGACGGCAAAACATTGATCTCTGCCAGTTGGGATCATACGCTTCGCCTCTGGGATGTCGACTCGGCTCCCAGTGGCGAAGCCGAAGTCGTGCTCGATATGAAGACGCGCGAGAAGAACACCAAGTACAAAAAGGGGGAAGAAAAAGACGCCATTCTCAATGCCCCTGGCGTCAAGGTCGCGACCGCCGAAGCCAACCATGTGCTTGAAGGCCATACTGGTTGGGTCCTGGGGCTGGGTATTAGTGCCGATGGCAAGCGGTTGATTAGCGGTGACGATAAGTGCCTGAGCATCGTGTGGGATTTGAACGAGCGTAAGCAGATTGCCAGTTGGCACGGGTACGACCGCGTCTGGGTGCGATCGGCTGCTCTTACCGCGGATGGCAAGACCGCGTTCACCGGCGAATTCGCGGATCGTCGCAGTAACTTCGATGCACCTGCCGCCCAGGCCAGGCTCTGGAATGCGGACGACGGCTCGATAAAGCTCGACCTGCTGAAGGTATGGACCCCCAAGGTCAAAGACAAAGACCGCGTCGACTCGTACGGATACCGTCAGGCCTGGACCAAACTGGTCAAGCGCGGCCTGGTGTGCGCCGAGTTCTCGCCGGATGGCAAGCTGCTGGCGGTGGGCCAAGGGGGCGAAACCGACAATGGTCAGATCCACCTGGTCGATACGGCAACCGGCGAGATCACCCGGACTGTCTCGGGGCATCGCTACGGCACGTGCGACGTGAAGTTCTCGGCCGATGGCAAGTACGTTCTTTCCAGTGGACGCGATACGACCGTGCGGATCTGCCAGGTATCCGATGGCAAAGAAGTCGCGACGCTGGGCAAAGAACGTGGCGGCCAATTCAAGGATTGGATCCACGCGATCACGATCTCGCCGGACCAAAAGACGGTCGCTACGGCGGACATCGCCGGCATGGTCCATGTCTGGCAGCTTGAGTCGTAA
- a CDS encoding DUF1501 domain-containing protein: MPKPCSSHEHLSRRSLLKGSLATVGGGTVMNWGGLFNSDAFASEAKKNNKRCILIWLNGGCSQFETFDMKVGRSTGGPFREISTNVAGTRVCELMPQISQRMDKLTVIRSMRTTEIDHPQGIYSMHTGWSKSADTRFPEIGAIVAKYCGSAESDLPNFVKISSQGNAGSGILGPQYQPFNLGRDGDLPTFSKSRLTPELESRRHSLRDFVESTYAENHLAEPVRMHREAYDRARRLNNVLSAFELEEEWEKYRDKYGNSNIGRRMMIAARLVEAGVAFVEVGQSGYDTHADNFEGHKSLIPPMEHGWAAMLDDLEDRGLLDDTLVVWMGEIGRTPRINNRSGRDHYVRSWSTALAGGGVKGGLVYGESDEDGVDVISDKVTEADFFATIYTALGIDPTTENYSGVRPIPLAQFEHRVVKEILI; encoded by the coding sequence ATGCCCAAACCATGTTCAAGTCACGAGCACTTGAGTCGACGTTCGCTTCTGAAAGGGTCCTTGGCCACCGTCGGTGGCGGAACGGTGATGAACTGGGGTGGTCTGTTCAACTCCGACGCGTTTGCCAGCGAAGCCAAGAAGAACAACAAGCGTTGCATCTTGATTTGGCTTAACGGGGGATGCAGCCAGTTCGAGACGTTCGATATGAAGGTCGGCCGCTCGACCGGCGGACCGTTTCGTGAGATCTCGACCAACGTGGCTGGTACCCGCGTCTGCGAACTGATGCCGCAGATCTCGCAGCGGATGGACAAGCTCACCGTCATTCGATCGATGAGGACCACTGAGATTGATCACCCGCAAGGGATCTACTCGATGCACACCGGGTGGTCAAAATCGGCCGACACACGATTTCCCGAGATCGGCGCGATCGTCGCGAAGTATTGCGGGTCGGCGGAATCGGACCTGCCGAACTTCGTCAAGATTTCTTCGCAGGGAAACGCCGGCTCCGGCATTCTGGGGCCACAGTATCAGCCCTTCAATCTCGGACGCGATGGCGATCTGCCGACCTTCTCGAAGTCTCGCCTAACCCCAGAACTGGAAAGCCGACGCCACAGCTTGCGAGACTTTGTCGAGTCGACCTACGCCGAGAATCATCTCGCGGAACCGGTGCGAATGCATCGCGAAGCGTATGATCGAGCTCGTCGCTTGAACAACGTGCTCAGCGCATTTGAGCTGGAAGAAGAGTGGGAAAAGTACCGCGATAAGTACGGCAACTCGAACATCGGACGCCGGATGATGATCGCGGCTCGCCTGGTCGAAGCTGGCGTGGCATTCGTCGAGGTGGGACAGAGCGGCTACGACACACATGCCGACAACTTCGAGGGGCACAAGTCGCTGATTCCTCCCATGGAACATGGCTGGGCGGCCATGCTCGACGACCTGGAGGATCGCGGCCTGCTCGACGATACGCTGGTTGTGTGGATGGGAGAGATCGGCCGCACGCCCAGGATCAATAATCGTAGCGGTCGAGACCATTACGTCCGTAGTTGGTCGACCGCGCTGGCTGGTGGCGGGGTCAAGGGAGGCCTGGTCTACGGCGAGTCGGATGAAGACGGCGTCGACGTCATCTCCGACAAGGTGACCGAGGCAGACTTCTTTGCCACCATCTACACCGCGCTGGGAATCGACCCCACAACCGAGAACTACTCAGGCGTTCGTCCCATTCCTTTGGCCCAGTTCGAGCATCGAGTCGTGAAGGAAATCCTGATCTGA
- a CDS encoding DUF1549 and DUF1553 domain-containing protein: MTRSCSLVTLVLLIACLTPGIALSEERLRDVIDRHVANAWKANDITPAEPASDAEFLRRVYLDLLGIIPTHEEAKQFLDDPSSDKRAKLIARLLDHPRYSLHQADVWDMVYFGRNPPGFGTDKREGFKDWLAEQFDKNVPYDQWVRKILRAEGNTVEQGAPMYYVQYKNAPEDATQAITQQFLGVQLQCARCHDHPFDEWSQLDFYGTAAFLARLQVVDIGKKKDEKAYAIGEKNLGDVMFTGPVQSDEVGKKGERVKPKFLSGDSLTEPTLPEDFKEDRNFKTGQMPPKPKFSRKDALADWITQRDNPYFAKAAANRVWAQFMGMGIVHPIDNLSSNNPPSHPELLDELTEALVDHNFDLKWFIGEILNSKTYQLSSRGSSEAAKPMWYQRARYRPLSAEELLESWVLASGYDKVLEASKQTTDKRLDFRGVTWNYMIQFFGAPGDGEGVFQGGLSEHLYLNNGQVYTLISDRAGSLHEAISKSEAPWEERVDRLYLQILSRRPTAEETQKFVEYLSVDDDQSRRLTDAIWTLMTCSEFRFNH, encoded by the coding sequence ATGACGCGTTCCTGTTCCCTGGTCACCCTGGTCTTGCTCATTGCTTGTTTGACCCCAGGCATCGCATTGAGTGAAGAACGTCTGCGCGACGTCATCGACCGCCATGTGGCCAATGCCTGGAAAGCGAATGACATCACACCGGCCGAGCCTGCCAGCGATGCCGAGTTTCTCCGCCGGGTTTATCTTGATTTGCTGGGGATCATTCCCACGCACGAAGAAGCAAAGCAGTTTCTGGACGATCCGTCGTCTGACAAGCGAGCCAAGTTGATTGCCCGCCTGCTGGATCATCCGCGGTATAGCCTTCATCAGGCCGATGTGTGGGATATGGTCTATTTTGGTCGCAACCCGCCTGGGTTCGGTACCGACAAACGAGAAGGCTTCAAAGATTGGCTGGCCGAGCAGTTCGATAAAAACGTCCCGTACGACCAGTGGGTTCGGAAGATTCTGCGTGCCGAGGGGAATACCGTCGAGCAAGGCGCTCCGATGTACTACGTGCAGTACAAGAATGCTCCGGAAGATGCCACGCAGGCGATCACCCAGCAGTTTCTCGGCGTGCAGCTGCAATGTGCCCGGTGCCACGATCATCCGTTCGACGAGTGGTCACAGCTAGACTTCTACGGAACGGCCGCTTTTCTCGCCCGGCTGCAGGTCGTCGACATTGGAAAGAAGAAAGACGAAAAGGCGTATGCCATCGGTGAGAAGAACCTGGGCGACGTCATGTTCACCGGTCCAGTCCAGTCAGACGAGGTCGGCAAGAAGGGGGAACGGGTCAAGCCGAAGTTCCTCAGTGGCGACTCGCTGACTGAGCCAACCCTTCCCGAGGACTTCAAGGAAGATCGCAACTTCAAAACGGGACAGATGCCACCAAAGCCGAAGTTCTCGCGCAAGGATGCCCTGGCCGATTGGATCACTCAGCGTGATAATCCCTACTTCGCCAAAGCCGCCGCCAACCGAGTCTGGGCTCAATTCATGGGGATGGGCATTGTCCATCCGATCGACAACCTCAGTTCCAACAACCCGCCGAGTCATCCGGAACTGCTGGATGAACTCACCGAGGCATTGGTCGATCATAACTTCGACTTGAAGTGGTTCATCGGCGAGATTCTCAATAGCAAGACGTATCAGCTATCTTCCCGTGGTAGCTCCGAGGCGGCAAAACCGATGTGGTACCAGCGCGCCCGCTATCGTCCCCTGTCCGCCGAGGAGTTGCTCGAATCTTGGGTGCTTGCCAGCGGATACGACAAGGTGCTGGAAGCCAGCAAGCAGACAACGGACAAACGTCTCGACTTCCGCGGTGTTACCTGGAACTACATGATTCAGTTCTTTGGCGCCCCTGGCGATGGCGAAGGCGTATTTCAAGGCGGACTCAGCGAACACTTGTACCTGAACAACGGACAAGTCTATACATTGATTTCCGACCGCGCGGGAAGCTTGCACGAGGCAATCTCCAAGTCGGAGGCCCCCTGGGAAGAGCGGGTTGATCGGCTTTATCTGCAGATCCTGTCGCGGCGTCCGACTGCTGAAGAGACCCAGAAGTTTGTTGAATACCTTTCCGTAGACGACGACCAGAGCCGTCGCCTGACCGACGCGATTTGGACCTTGATGACCTGTAGTGAATTTCGTTTCAACCACTGA
- a CDS encoding GntR family transcriptional regulator, with amino-acid sequence MNAKRKRRSDAKADPQQHEPDGLDRIDRPLSLTAQVERTLRAAINDGIFTGNRLPTSLELAEQLGVSRETVRLALESLQQEGLLVKHRRRGTFLNPPEVPQRLPVASRTIGYLQGDFSNERGESEAIIQGVSGAMFEGALGRASEAGYHVLAKSARIANLNDSLLDLLAHGQLRGVIFASIAEQKILKRLTGMNIPAVLLDHDLHLPKFSSVRPDTYGGTQLAVEHLAQLGHRRIAVAQWHQEDLNPWQVRGYREGMRSAGLRCRRAWELSVAVNRAGAASVVQSILDTSPRPTAVICFNNALANFVLEEAINRQLRVPEDLSIVGGGGSNVIGLTCVQLDWQAMGRRAMELLLGAIDSEEVHTPAHEIVSYTLQPGKTTGGPEAS; translated from the coding sequence ATGAACGCGAAACGAAAGCGTCGCTCCGACGCCAAGGCCGATCCGCAGCAGCACGAACCGGACGGCCTCGACCGTATTGATCGGCCACTCTCGCTGACGGCGCAAGTGGAACGAACGCTGCGTGCGGCGATCAACGACGGCATCTTTACCGGCAATCGCTTGCCGACCAGCTTGGAACTGGCCGAACAGCTAGGCGTCAGCCGAGAGACGGTACGGCTCGCTCTGGAATCGCTGCAGCAGGAAGGCTTGCTCGTAAAGCACCGTCGCCGAGGCACGTTCCTGAATCCGCCTGAGGTTCCCCAGCGTCTGCCTGTAGCCTCGCGGACGATTGGCTATCTGCAAGGAGATTTCAGCAACGAACGAGGCGAGTCGGAGGCAATCATCCAAGGCGTCAGCGGCGCCATGTTTGAAGGGGCGCTCGGCAGGGCAAGTGAAGCCGGCTACCACGTGCTGGCCAAGAGCGCTCGCATCGCCAATCTCAACGATTCCCTTCTCGACTTACTCGCCCACGGCCAATTGCGCGGCGTCATCTTTGCTTCGATCGCCGAGCAAAAGATCTTGAAGCGACTAACCGGCATGAACATTCCGGCCGTTCTGCTGGATCACGATCTCCACCTGCCCAAGTTCAGTTCCGTCCGGCCTGATACGTACGGCGGAACGCAGTTGGCCGTTGAGCACCTGGCCCAGCTAGGGCATCGCCGGATTGCCGTTGCCCAGTGGCATCAGGAAGACCTAAACCCCTGGCAAGTTCGCGGCTACCGAGAAGGGATGCGCAGCGCCGGCCTCCGTTGCCGCCGAGCATGGGAACTATCGGTTGCCGTCAATCGAGCTGGGGCAGCAAGCGTTGTTCAATCGATCCTCGATACCTCGCCCCGACCAACCGCCGTCATCTGCTTCAACAATGCCCTGGCTAACTTTGTCCTGGAAGAGGCCATCAACCGCCAATTGCGTGTCCCAGAGGATCTGAGCATCGTCGGAGGCGGTGGAAGCAACGTGATTGGCCTCACCTGCGTTCAACTCGACTGGCAAGCGATGGGCCGCCGAGCCATGGAACTACTGCTGGGTGCCATCGACTCAGAGGAGGTCCATACCCCGGCACACGAAATCGTCTCTTACACTCTGCAACCTGGGAAAACGACTGGGGGGCCCGAGGCATCTTGA
- a CDS encoding LamG domain-containing protein, with translation MRSKLLAMVPVILLMAVEVGLAQQEVAEQVSDADIQELVQQLDADTFSKRGVAHHRLVQIGKPAMGAVQAAMSSESAEVRARAKAIYLRMFGPGLVVYLPMDATQLRHRHTRFPSSVEDRQGRPGQAIHFPGKGYLVLKDHPALDTDYQFTLAAWIYPTKIQYTPWKGHEGREDQPVYPWGKHDASWAGHFICCKWDSQGSNGDYIFAITPSGSLALGVADRNQVFISDSIVAEEEIATNQWSHVAATFQKGRMKLFVNGEQLCEKRSRVLQNTNRTEYVRDDVYIGDFWNNAPGSDHMYNFHGSIDEFCIFRKALSVEEIRHLMEFTE, from the coding sequence GTGCGATCTAAGCTTCTTGCCATGGTTCCCGTCATTCTCTTGATGGCGGTCGAAGTCGGTCTTGCTCAGCAGGAAGTTGCCGAACAAGTCTCAGACGCGGACATTCAAGAGTTGGTGCAGCAGCTTGATGCCGATACGTTCTCTAAGCGTGGGGTAGCGCACCACCGATTGGTTCAGATCGGCAAGCCAGCGATGGGAGCGGTTCAGGCTGCGATGTCGAGCGAATCCGCCGAAGTGCGTGCGCGAGCCAAGGCCATTTACCTGCGGATGTTTGGGCCTGGCCTAGTTGTTTATCTTCCGATGGATGCCACTCAGCTACGGCATCGGCACACGCGATTTCCGTCCAGTGTTGAGGATCGCCAGGGCCGACCCGGTCAGGCTATTCATTTTCCGGGCAAGGGATATCTCGTTCTTAAGGATCATCCAGCGCTCGATACCGATTATCAATTCACGCTGGCCGCTTGGATCTATCCGACCAAAATCCAGTACACTCCTTGGAAGGGACATGAGGGAAGAGAGGACCAACCTGTTTATCCTTGGGGAAAGCATGACGCTTCTTGGGCAGGTCACTTTATTTGCTGCAAATGGGATAGTCAGGGAAGCAATGGAGACTACATCTTCGCCATCACTCCGTCAGGATCTCTTGCCCTGGGGGTAGCCGATCGTAATCAGGTCTTCATTTCGGACAGCATTGTGGCCGAGGAGGAGATCGCCACGAATCAGTGGTCGCATGTGGCGGCGACCTTTCAGAAGGGGCGGATGAAGCTCTTTGTCAATGGAGAGCAACTCTGCGAGAAGCGGTCGCGCGTGTTGCAGAACACCAACCGAACTGAGTACGTTCGCGATGACGTGTACATCGGCGACTTTTGGAACAACGCGCCCGGAAGCGATCACATGTACAATTTTCATGGATCTATCGATGAGTTCTGCATCTTTCGCAAAGCACTCTCGGTAGAAGAGATTCGACACTTGATGGAGTTCACCGAGTAG